One genomic segment of Mycolicibacterium psychrotolerans includes these proteins:
- a CDS encoding MFS transporter translates to MALLVAGAFFMEILDASIIAPAIPAIATSFGVAAVDVNVAISAYLVTVAVLIPCSGWLADRFGIRPVFVTAIAVFTVASLGCALSTSLPMLVGMRVAQGIGGALMVPVGRLAVLRFSAKTDLVRAIALLTWPALTAPVLAPALGGAIATLGSWRWIFFVNLPIGLVGFVLALRLIRGEPAAPPVRPFDWRGLLLLGGGIGATLIAVEQVRASGTSWPAVAAGVLVGSVCLAISGRHLRRSPSPLIRPAVLRVRTLRVSVTGGSVYRLVVTAVPFLLPLLFQLEFGWSPFAAGLMVTALFLGNLTIKPVTTPLMRRWGIKRVLLVTGIVSVAWFGMLAVLRPGMPVAVMVLILYVSGALRSIGFTAYASLAFADVDGEELTHANTLNAAVQELAAGLGIAVAALMLTVLTSFAWTFVVLGAVLALSLVETARLPGDAGAHVTGGT, encoded by the coding sequence ATGGCACTGCTGGTTGCGGGCGCGTTCTTCATGGAGATCCTGGATGCCAGCATCATCGCACCCGCGATCCCGGCCATCGCAACGTCTTTCGGGGTGGCCGCCGTCGACGTGAACGTCGCGATCTCGGCCTACCTGGTGACGGTCGCGGTGCTGATCCCGTGCAGCGGATGGCTGGCCGACCGGTTCGGCATCCGTCCGGTGTTCGTCACCGCGATCGCGGTGTTCACCGTCGCCTCACTTGGGTGTGCGCTCAGCACGTCGCTTCCGATGTTGGTCGGCATGCGGGTGGCGCAGGGCATCGGTGGCGCGCTGATGGTCCCCGTCGGCAGGCTGGCGGTGCTGCGTTTCAGCGCCAAGACCGACCTCGTACGGGCGATCGCGCTGCTGACGTGGCCGGCGCTCACCGCGCCCGTGCTGGCTCCCGCCCTCGGTGGCGCCATCGCCACGCTTGGATCCTGGCGGTGGATCTTCTTCGTCAACCTCCCGATCGGGCTGGTGGGATTTGTGTTGGCGCTCAGACTGATCCGCGGTGAACCCGCCGCCCCGCCGGTGCGGCCTTTCGACTGGCGTGGGTTGCTCCTCCTCGGCGGGGGTATCGGCGCGACGCTCATCGCCGTGGAACAGGTGCGGGCCAGCGGAACGTCGTGGCCCGCGGTGGCCGCCGGTGTGCTCGTGGGATCGGTGTGCCTGGCGATCTCCGGTCGGCACCTGCGTCGCAGTCCGTCACCTCTCATCCGGCCGGCAGTGCTGCGGGTACGGACACTGCGCGTCTCGGTGACCGGCGGCTCGGTGTACCGGCTGGTCGTCACCGCCGTTCCGTTCCTGTTGCCGCTGCTGTTCCAACTCGAATTCGGCTGGTCGCCGTTCGCGGCGGGTCTGATGGTCACCGCGTTGTTCCTGGGCAACCTGACCATCAAGCCGGTCACCACGCCGCTGATGCGCCGATGGGGCATCAAGCGCGTCCTGCTCGTCACCGGGATCGTCTCCGTGGCCTGGTTCGGAATGCTGGCCGTCCTCCGGCCGGGGATGCCGGTCGCGGTGATGGTGCTGATCCTGTACGTCAGCGGAGCCCTGCGCTCGATCGGCTTCACCGCCTACGCCAGCCTCGCGTTCGCCGACGTCGACGGTGAGGAGCTCACGCACGCGAACACACTCAACGCCGCGGTGCAGGAGCTCGCCGCGGGCCTGGGCATCGCCGTGGCCGCCCTGATGCTGACGGTTCTGACGTCCTTCGCCTGGACATTCGTGGTGCTCGGCGCGGTGCTGGCCCTCTCGCTGGTCGAGACTGCGCGGCTGCCCGGCGACGCCGGGGCGCATGTGACCGGTGGCACATGA
- a CDS encoding STAS domain-containing protein: protein MQQFTEHQLDGVLVVAASGAVDMLTAPALQDAMTAAADRRPAGLILDMTQVEFLGSAGMQVLMTTRKQLAPETRFAVVADGPATSRPLTITGISDYIEMFSSLEVALTNFAD from the coding sequence GTGCAGCAATTCACCGAACACCAGCTCGACGGCGTGCTCGTCGTCGCCGCATCCGGTGCCGTCGACATGCTGACCGCTCCCGCTCTACAGGACGCGATGACAGCGGCGGCGGACCGGCGGCCCGCCGGCTTGATCCTGGACATGACCCAGGTGGAGTTCCTCGGATCGGCGGGCATGCAGGTGCTGATGACCACGCGCAAACAGCTCGCGCCCGAGACGCGGTTCGCGGTTGTGGCCGACGGGCCGGCGACCAGCCGGCCGCTGACGATCACGGGCATCTCCGACTACATCGAGATGTTCTCCTCGCTCGAGGTCGCGCTGACGAACTTCGCGGATTGA
- the mbp1 gene encoding microaggregate-binding protein 1, whose protein sequence is MGDNNSGPEEAIKGVVEGAKGKAKEVVGVVTGRDDLQREGEAQQDKADAQREAAQKEAEAESARAAAKANEERQKAEQS, encoded by the coding sequence GTGGGTGACAACAATTCCGGGCCCGAAGAAGCCATCAAGGGTGTCGTCGAGGGCGCCAAAGGCAAGGCCAAAGAGGTCGTCGGCGTGGTGACGGGCCGCGACGACCTGCAGCGTGAGGGCGAGGCTCAGCAGGACAAGGCCGACGCGCAGCGCGAGGCCGCCCAGAAGGAGGCCGAGGCCGAGAGTGCCCGCGCCGCGGCGAAGGCCAACGAGG